The following are encoded together in the bacterium genome:
- a CDS encoding chemotaxis protein CheW: MDTIIVFRVGEELIGIDIAKVREVTEVQVPVAVPRAPDFLLGLVNVRGEVVPVLSLRKRLGFGGDELGSVLLVVDHEGRVAGLKVDALLGTRKIVERNIRKDSELLSTKKEKDFFLGVYETDEKPVLILDLSKTLSKEDT; encoded by the coding sequence ATGGATACGATCATAGTTTTCAGGGTCGGTGAGGAGCTTATTGGTATCGATATCGCTAAAGTCCGAGAAGTGACCGAGGTACAGGTTCCGGTCGCAGTGCCGCGCGCGCCTGACTTCTTGCTGGGATTGGTGAATGTCAGAGGAGAGGTCGTGCCGGTCCTGTCGTTACGAAAAAGGCTCGGTTTTGGCGGCGATGAACTTGGCTCGGTATTGCTGGTCGTGGACCACGAAGGGAGAGTGGCGGGTCTCAAGGTCGACGCCCTGCTAGGGACACGTAAGATCGTGGAGCGCAATATCCGCAAGGATTCCGAGCTTCTGTCGACCAAAAAGGAGAAGGATTTCTTTTTGGGCGTTTATGAAACGGACGAAAAACCGGTTCTCATATTGGATTTATCCAAGACCTTATCAAAGGAGGATACATGA
- a CDS encoding response regulator, which yields MRVLIVDDAMFMRRMLSDILEKGGHTICGEAATGKEAVDQYKQLKPDLVTMDIIMPDMSGIEAVKEIKKIDPRARILMVSAMGQQALVLEAVQAGAVDYVVKPFQPSRVLESIERIIKK from the coding sequence ATGAGGGTTCTGATCGTGGACGATGCAATGTTCATGCGTCGTATGCTCAGCGACATACTGGAAAAAGGCGGTCACACTATCTGCGGCGAGGCGGCAACTGGAAAGGAAGCGGTTGATCAATACAAACAGCTTAAACCTGACTTGGTGACGATGGACATCATCATGCCTGACATGAGCGGCATCGAAGCTGTGAAAGAGATCAAGAAGATCGATCCCCGTGCGAGGATCCTGATGGTCTCGGCGATGGGCCAGCAAGCTCTGGTCCTGGAAGCGGTGCAAGCGGGTGCAGTCGACTACGTGGTTAAACCGTTCCAGCCTTCACGGGTGCTGGAATCGATTGAAAGGATCATAAAGAAATAG
- a CDS encoding ATP-binding protein — MESYLELFISETEEFIKNLNRELLVLESDTKRSSSILEVFRAFHSIKGMAQTMGFDDLATVTHRVEDLLTPAKQSGVIDIQLVNFLFIVADFLHESVQAIRQKKSTPPAGPIIQTIEKLARGEIIDITEQGVSAKEISEIKVKMSKLDKLFNLTNELLITKSRLLKLSHQLGDQDIIMTGENASRLISSLQDEVMRLRMMPLSTVFEFFPRWLRDEAKREQKDVEFVMTGGEIEVDRSIIDVLKEPLMHLLRNALDHGIENKGKITLGAYREKDRIRISVTDNGKGIDADEVRRLAVERKILSAEQARIMHKNDVYKILVMPNFSTKKEVTAMSGRGIGLDIVNAAVTKLGGRLEIASEKSAGSAFTVELPLSLAIVRAMVFTLNKQRFALPLNYVKETFYIEEDSVKTIFHRELFPLRDEILPLVRVGEQLNGGSTAGRKSVIVVQYQNIKRGFIIDEIIDEEEVVVKKLDPLLPSTIYSGSSVYADGQPILIIDPRGFE, encoded by the coding sequence ATGGAAAGTTACCTGGAACTTTTTATCAGCGAGACCGAGGAATTCATAAAGAACCTTAACCGCGAACTGCTTGTTCTCGAATCCGATACCAAGCGGTCATCCTCGATACTCGAGGTGTTCCGGGCATTCCATTCGATCAAAGGAATGGCACAGACCATGGGTTTTGACGACCTCGCGACGGTTACCCACCGCGTTGAAGACCTGTTGACCCCGGCAAAACAGTCAGGTGTGATCGATATTCAGCTTGTCAATTTTTTGTTCATTGTGGCGGATTTTCTTCATGAATCGGTGCAGGCGATCCGGCAGAAAAAATCGACGCCACCGGCCGGCCCTATAATACAAACCATTGAAAAACTAGCGCGCGGGGAGATCATCGACATCACAGAACAGGGTGTGTCGGCCAAAGAAATTTCCGAGATAAAAGTAAAAATGTCGAAGCTTGATAAACTATTCAATCTTACCAATGAGTTGCTTATAACAAAATCGCGGCTTTTAAAGCTCAGTCATCAGCTTGGTGATCAGGATATTATTATGACGGGAGAAAACGCTTCCCGTCTCATCAGCTCCCTGCAGGACGAAGTAATGCGCCTACGGATGATGCCCTTGTCGACCGTCTTCGAATTTTTTCCCAGATGGCTAAGGGATGAGGCAAAGCGGGAGCAAAAGGACGTTGAGTTCGTGATGACCGGCGGAGAGATCGAAGTCGACCGTTCGATCATCGATGTGCTCAAGGAACCTCTCATGCACCTGTTGCGCAATGCGCTGGACCACGGTATCGAGAACAAGGGAAAGATAACGCTCGGTGCGTATCGGGAAAAAGATCGGATCCGTATTTCCGTGACCGATAACGGAAAAGGGATTGATGCCGACGAGGTGCGCCGGCTTGCCGTGGAACGCAAGATCCTGTCCGCTGAGCAGGCGAGGATCATGCATAAAAATGACGTATACAAGATATTGGTCATGCCCAATTTTTCTACAAAGAAAGAAGTGACCGCCATGTCCGGGAGAGGGATCGGGCTTGACATCGTGAACGCCGCGGTCACGAAACTGGGCGGCCGGCTGGAGATCGCGTCCGAAAAGAGCGCCGGTTCTGCTTTCACGGTTGAACTCCCTTTAAGCCTGGCCATCGTACGAGCGATGGTGTTTACCCTGAATAAACAGCGGTTCGCCCTGCCTTTGAACTACGTGAAAGAAACCTTTTATATTGAAGAGGATTCCGTGAAAACGATTTTTCACCGGGAACTTTTTCCGCTGCGCGACGAGATCCTTCCTCTGGTCAGGGTTGGAGAACAACTCAACGGCGGCAGTACGGCCGGCAGAAAATCGGTCATCGTCGTGCAGTATCAGAATATCAAGCGCGGATTCATTATCGATGAAATAATCGACGAAGAAGAAGTCGTGGTAAAGAAACTCGATCCCTTGCTTCCCAGCACGATTTATTCAGGCAGTTCCGTCTATGCAGATGGCCAGCCGATACTCATTATTGATCCAAGGGGGTTTGAATGA
- a CDS encoding chemotaxis protein CheC, with protein MINAKSLTPVQIDALTEVANIGSGHAATSLSQLLGKKVMVRVPKIYTGALEDVILRIADPNDVVASVLLYFLGDLTGRTLLLYPYEDAQELTALLLPEKQENTMELQESLLKEVSNILSCAYMNALGELLGLLILPSVPGMIIDMVGAVLSSVVVEFGREKDFIFCIETEFDLGDTPRPLRAYFLLLPDTTSLELILKKLNLAD; from the coding sequence ATGATAAATGCCAAGAGCCTTACTCCCGTTCAAATTGATGCTTTGACTGAAGTCGCAAACATCGGGAGCGGTCATGCCGCCACGTCATTGTCACAACTACTGGGCAAAAAGGTCATGGTGCGCGTACCAAAGATCTACACGGGCGCACTTGAGGATGTGATCCTTAGGATCGCTGATCCTAATGATGTTGTCGCTTCGGTCCTACTATATTTTCTGGGCGACCTCACCGGTCGAACGCTCTTGCTATATCCCTACGAAGATGCCCAGGAACTCACCGCCCTGTTGCTGCCGGAAAAGCAGGAAAATACGATGGAACTGCAGGAAAGCCTCCTCAAGGAAGTGTCCAACATCCTTTCGTGCGCTTATATGAACGCGTTGGGGGAGCTCCTGGGGCTCTTGATCCTACCATCGGTGCCGGGTATGATCATTGACATGGTGGGTGCCGTGCTCTCAAGCGTAGTCGTTGAATTTGGCCGGGAGAAAGATTTTATCTTCTGTATTGAAACTGAGTTCGATCTTGGTGATACACCGCGGCCGCTCCGCGCCTATTTTCTCCTTCTTCCGGATACTACAAGTCTCGAGTTGATCCTTAAAAAGCTAAACCTGGCGGACTAG
- a CDS encoding tetratricopeptide repeat protein: MISSEEYKILKSFAERIPDNDPGAHNNLAVVYYNKGLYDDAIGELEKALQIDPNFLLARNNMDLILKKSGKLEDKAKELGRMIETEPFDEHSTLELADTYRKLNRFSQAIIFYKKVLDYNPGSYEAHFGLGITLRSLGKYDDALEELKRSLEIKISPEGYRSLGEVYFNKGVIDLAIKSFQESILMDSASAEGHFLLGFALGEKGKLKEGLEEIHRAIAINPALAQFEPNLPIDLKEHKGQWDFLKEQLGIPKASVNEYQAHFNLGITYLNKGLFSESKREFDECLKVRNDHAELLTALGEIEIFLNHLPEARKHLDRSLEIDFSSARSANDMGIVFLKNNDYANAEVWFNKAIGIEHNYPSAVNNIAVVELSQNKIEPAITRLQQAVKLGSQEARYNLGMYYLRKGDYEHALKTFNGSTADDLFAQGLIYSETGRDEESITAFKGTLNIAPMYAGAYYNMGFVLMKVGKYDEGLSYIRKGMEIEPNFEKEKYRLAIDSDLYEFGPYYTIASAKELAEAPEQLPEFFPSIEPEPNTEDFISMAENAVRRNELDNALAMVEEAIKRSPESNQPIIMKAKILFQNDNYDDALDVLNAYSAKHPDDTEVKQVTAELLKSVGQLEEARQHYEALAEKQPQKAEWLSELASLNFTLGANDRALDIYNRLFALDNNNVQTHLGLLKIYLKNNSKDKALTHVQFLEQHHPDLYDANVYTGIYWLDNGDRQKAEKLLEKAIELDHSRPLPYYHLGLVEVQHGDFMNACDHWKKALLLSPDDDLSEKITHCLNITMEMLEFLKKEIR, translated from the coding sequence ATGATATCATCTGAGGAATACAAGATACTCAAGAGCTTCGCGGAACGAATACCCGACAATGACCCGGGAGCGCATAATAACCTTGCCGTTGTTTACTACAACAAGGGACTCTATGATGATGCCATCGGTGAGCTGGAAAAGGCTTTGCAGATCGATCCGAATTTTTTGCTGGCTCGGAACAACATGGACCTGATTCTGAAAAAGTCTGGAAAACTTGAAGACAAAGCCAAGGAATTGGGCCGCATGATCGAGACGGAACCGTTCGATGAGCACAGCACTTTGGAGCTCGCCGACACTTACAGGAAATTGAATCGTTTTTCACAGGCGATCATCTTTTATAAAAAGGTCCTGGACTACAATCCCGGTTCCTACGAAGCCCACTTTGGACTGGGGATTACGCTGCGTTCCCTGGGGAAGTACGATGACGCCCTGGAAGAGCTAAAAAGAAGCCTTGAAATAAAGATATCACCGGAAGGGTACCGATCGCTCGGTGAAGTGTACTTCAACAAAGGGGTCATCGATCTAGCGATTAAGAGCTTCCAAGAATCGATCCTCATGGATTCAGCTTCGGCCGAGGGGCACTTCCTTCTTGGTTTTGCGCTCGGTGAGAAAGGAAAACTCAAGGAAGGGCTCGAAGAGATCCACCGGGCGATCGCGATTAATCCGGCGCTCGCGCAATTCGAACCGAATTTGCCCATTGACCTTAAGGAACATAAAGGCCAGTGGGATTTTTTAAAGGAACAACTGGGGATCCCCAAAGCCTCGGTCAATGAATACCAGGCCCATTTTAATCTCGGGATAACGTATTTAAATAAGGGTTTGTTCAGCGAATCAAAGAGAGAATTTGACGAATGCCTTAAAGTCCGGAACGACCATGCGGAACTCTTGACCGCTCTTGGCGAGATCGAGATATTTTTGAATCATCTTCCCGAAGCGCGGAAGCATCTGGACCGCAGCCTGGAAATAGATTTTTCCTCCGCGCGCTCTGCCAATGACATGGGGATCGTTTTTCTGAAGAACAATGATTATGCCAATGCCGAGGTTTGGTTCAACAAGGCCATCGGCATCGAACACAATTATCCGTCAGCGGTCAACAACATCGCGGTCGTTGAATTGTCCCAGAACAAGATAGAACCGGCGATCACGCGGCTGCAGCAAGCCGTGAAGCTGGGCAGCCAGGAGGCGCGATATAATTTGGGAATGTACTACTTAAGAAAAGGCGATTATGAGCACGCCCTGAAGACCTTTAACGGCTCCACAGCAGACGATCTTTTTGCCCAGGGGCTTATTTACAGCGAAACCGGACGCGACGAGGAGTCAATCACCGCTTTCAAAGGCACCCTCAATATTGCGCCCATGTATGCAGGCGCTTATTATAACATGGGTTTTGTGCTCATGAAGGTCGGCAAATACGACGAGGGCCTTTCGTATATTCGTAAAGGGATGGAGATCGAACCGAACTTCGAAAAGGAAAAATACCGCCTGGCGATTGACTCGGATCTATATGAATTTGGACCTTATTACACGATCGCTTCCGCAAAAGAGTTGGCTGAAGCGCCGGAGCAGCTGCCGGAATTCTTCCCATCGATCGAACCCGAACCGAATACCGAAGATTTCATTAGCATGGCGGAGAACGCCGTCCGTCGTAACGAACTCGATAACGCGCTGGCCATGGTGGAGGAAGCGATCAAGCGGAGTCCTGAATCCAACCAGCCGATCATTATGAAGGCCAAGATATTGTTCCAGAACGATAACTACGATGATGCGCTTGATGTGCTCAATGCCTATAGCGCGAAACACCCCGATGACACTGAGGTCAAACAGGTGACCGCTGAGCTGCTGAAATCGGTCGGTCAACTCGAAGAAGCCAGGCAGCATTATGAAGCGCTCGCGGAAAAGCAGCCTCAGAAGGCAGAATGGCTCAGCGAACTGGCATCCCTTAATTTTACACTGGGCGCAAACGACCGGGCGCTGGATATCTATAACCGCCTTTTTGCGCTGGACAACAATAATGTGCAGACGCATCTCGGTCTTCTGAAGATCTACCTGAAAAACAATTCCAAGGATAAAGCCCTGACTCATGTGCAGTTCCTGGAGCAGCATCATCCCGACTTGTATGATGCAAATGTGTATACCGGCATTTACTGGCTTGATAATGGCGACAGGCAAAAAGCTGAAAAGTTACTGGAAAAGGCGATCGAACTTGACCATTCAAGGCCGTTGCCCTATTATCACCTGGGCTTGGTCGAAGTCCAGCACGGCGATTTTATGAATGCCTGCGATCATTGGAAAAAAGCACTACTCTTGAGCCCGGATGACGATCTAAGCGAAAAGATCACGCACTGCCTGAATATAACAATGGAAATGTTGGAATTTTTAAAGAAAGAGATCCGATGA
- a CDS encoding tetratricopeptide repeat protein, translated as MADELIIDSKALIFATLADVYLSSGMVDEAISILKDGLGRNPNYTLGKIILGRAYYMKGNIDEALKTLEALYPEAKDSENTNLYLARCHKRIGDLDKAAQFYEIVMKINPQNKDARQELDSIAPKPAVASPKAEEPVIETTNLPPTIKEAAVVAVPIMEEPVIVDKKPPVEKIDQPVEPPVKEPVIPIVDTIPQAMLREEIDTEKETLESAPPKTEPQAVEKEPPVTEKPTAVKPEPKPTPEPELTRAERVAEIEKLLGAKAPEEAPVVPPPAKQEKETAKKEEEKAEEVPILPEIGFEIPTAAAAPPVQAAGVSPLDTLKEPMSHLLKLKAVKGAFICSRDGLLIQNSYEAREDIEEIAALIAAICNEADDSFKFLKEGAMEKCIIEKGDESVCVVTAGESLLCIVTKPEAKPGLVFVYARKIIEQIREILG; from the coding sequence ATGGCTGACGAACTTATCATAGATTCCAAAGCTCTGATCTTTGCGACTCTTGCCGATGTGTACTTGTCGTCAGGCATGGTCGATGAAGCGATTTCCATCCTTAAGGATGGTCTCGGCAGAAATCCCAATTATACCCTGGGCAAGATCATTTTGGGGCGAGCCTACTATATGAAGGGAAATATAGATGAGGCTTTGAAAACGCTGGAAGCCTTATACCCTGAGGCTAAAGACAGCGAGAACACGAATCTTTATTTAGCCCGGTGCCATAAGCGCATTGGTGACCTCGATAAAGCCGCGCAGTTCTACGAGATCGTCATGAAGATCAATCCGCAGAATAAGGATGCTCGTCAGGAACTCGACAGTATAGCGCCGAAACCTGCGGTTGCATCCCCCAAGGCAGAAGAGCCGGTTATCGAGACTACGAATCTGCCGCCAACTATAAAGGAAGCGGCAGTCGTTGCCGTTCCAATAATGGAAGAACCGGTTATTGTTGATAAAAAACCGCCCGTCGAAAAGATCGATCAGCCGGTCGAACCACCCGTAAAAGAGCCGGTAATCCCCATCGTAGACACTATACCGCAGGCGATGCTGCGGGAAGAGATCGATACCGAAAAAGAAACACTGGAAAGCGCACCGCCGAAAACCGAACCTCAGGCGGTGGAAAAAGAACCTCCGGTCACGGAAAAACCGACAGCTGTTAAGCCCGAACCAAAACCGACGCCCGAACCGGAATTGACCAGAGCGGAGAGAGTCGCGGAGATCGAAAAACTGCTGGGTGCGAAGGCGCCCGAGGAAGCGCCGGTCGTACCACCGCCGGCAAAGCAGGAAAAAGAGACAGCGAAAAAAGAAGAAGAAAAGGCAGAGGAAGTACCGATACTGCCCGAGATCGGGTTCGAGATCCCGACGGCAGCGGCAGCACCACCTGTCCAAGCAGCAGGTGTTTCGCCGCTCGATACGCTTAAGGAACCCATGTCGCACCTTTTGAAGCTCAAAGCAGTAAAGGGCGCGTTCATCTGCTCGCGGGACGGATTGTTGATCCAGAATTCATACGAGGCGCGCGAGGATATAGAAGAGATCGCGGCACTAATCGCGGCGATCTGCAACGAAGCCGATGATTCCTTCAAGTTCCTCAAGGAAGGTGCCATGGAAAAATGCATTATCGAAAAAGGCGACGAATCGGTCTGCGTCGTCACCGCTGGCGAATCGCTCCTGTGCATAGTCACGAAACCGGAAGCTAAACCGGGATTGGTTTTCGTTTACGCCCGCAAGATAATCGAACAGATCCGGGAAATACTCGGGTAG
- a CDS encoding roadblock/LC7 domain-containing protein — MKLQELTKIPKVLGAGVAGKDGFIVESQFAVGYDPEKFGAMAARIMNQINKSLKIEASSIILYSPNMVFFARAKGDGIIFAIGNKDANLGLLKIKFDKI, encoded by the coding sequence ATGAAACTGCAGGAATTGACAAAGATCCCCAAAGTTCTGGGAGCCGGCGTCGCCGGCAAGGACGGGTTCATCGTGGAAAGCCAATTCGCAGTGGGCTATGATCCGGAAAAATTCGGCGCCATGGCCGCACGGATCATGAACCAGATAAATAAAAGTCTCAAGATCGAAGCCAGTTCGATCATTCTTTATTCGCCTAATATGGTTTTTTTCGCGCGTGCGAAAGGCGATGGGATAATCTTTGCGATCGGTAATAAGGATGCCAACCTCGGCCTGCTAAAGATCAAGTTCGATAAGATCTAA
- a CDS encoding radical SAM protein, whose product MRVIAKTGSDDLAVVYLAKKSADKIIEFVEAIQPPSPRDKKWVLIISTMYGCPIQCPYCDAGGSYHGMLSAEDMLFQTDYMVGHRYPDNRIPAEKFKVQFARIGEPALNNAVIDVLEHLPGRYEAPGLMPCVSTIAPAGHNRFFKRLLSVKKSLYDDRFQLQFSVHTTDIGLRNWMIPAKKWEFRDIADYGNDFYSEGGRKITLNFALAEGMPVDPDVLRRYFDPRHFMIKVTPLNPTSKAVANNIRSCIRPDKQDCVILDELRNAGFDVLLSIGEWQENQIGSNCGQYITNYRKSKQKIPDSYTYPLIDLENK is encoded by the coding sequence ATGCGCGTGATCGCTAAAACCGGCAGTGACGACCTGGCCGTGGTATACTTAGCAAAAAAAAGTGCCGACAAGATCATAGAATTCGTTGAAGCCATACAGCCCCCGAGCCCCCGCGATAAGAAATGGGTATTGATCATATCCACGATGTATGGATGCCCGATCCAGTGTCCTTACTGCGACGCCGGAGGATCATATCACGGCATGCTTTCTGCCGAAGACATGCTGTTTCAAACTGATTATATGGTTGGCCACAGATATCCTGACAACCGCATACCGGCTGAAAAATTCAAGGTTCAGTTCGCGCGGATTGGCGAGCCGGCGCTCAACAACGCGGTCATTGATGTTCTGGAGCATCTTCCGGGCAGATATGAAGCTCCCGGGCTCATGCCTTGCGTTTCAACGATCGCGCCTGCCGGTCATAACCGTTTTTTCAAGCGGCTATTGTCAGTGAAAAAAAGCTTGTATGACGATCGTTTCCAGCTGCAGTTTTCCGTGCACACGACCGATATTGGATTGCGTAACTGGATGATTCCGGCAAAAAAATGGGAATTCAGAGATATCGCCGACTACGGTAACGATTTTTACTCCGAAGGAGGACGCAAGATCACGCTCAATTTTGCCTTAGCGGAAGGCATGCCCGTTGATCCCGACGTGCTGCGGCGATACTTTGATCCCCGGCATTTTATGATTAAGGTGACGCCCCTGAACCCAACCTCCAAAGCCGTAGCGAACAATATCCGGTCTTGTATAAGACCCGACAAGCAGGATTGCGTGATACTCGATGAATTGAGGAACGCGGGTTTTGACGTGCTGTTAAGTATCGGTGAATGGCAAGAAAATCAGATCGGCAGCAATTGCGGTCAGTATATTACTAATTACAGAAAGTCAAAACAAAAGATCCCCGACAGCTACACCTATCCCCTGATCGATCTCGAAAATAAATAA
- a CDS encoding NAD(P)/FAD-dependent oxidoreductase, with translation MPRIAVIGGGPAGAVAALQLRRHGFDPVLFERNRIGGLALNANRIDNYLGFPDGISGLKLAGLISEQLRRHAVKFVRDEVSMLDHSRDRFILETSRRRYFFDIVVAASGTYPRRMDKALFHGDDSRVIYGVHPLRHISGRTVAVIGAGDAAFDYALSLQKRNNVYILSRSARAKCLPALWQAALQSRRVVYLGGVCIMKIDINKTRVLIRLRHFNDLIKVNYIVAALGRLPDLAYMKPRLLVLKKQLIRKKVLYVVGDAKNGRYRQIAIATGNGLRAAMEINNKWTTMRRQRDRRV, from the coding sequence ATGCCCCGGATCGCAGTCATTGGCGGAGGACCCGCGGGCGCCGTTGCTGCGCTTCAATTACGGCGCCATGGTTTCGATCCGGTCCTCTTCGAGCGCAACAGGATCGGCGGCCTTGCTCTCAATGCCAACCGAATTGATAATTACCTGGGATTTCCCGATGGGATTTCAGGACTTAAACTGGCCGGATTAATAAGTGAACAACTCAGGCGCCACGCGGTAAAATTCGTTAGGGATGAAGTCTCCATGCTCGATCATTCGCGCGATCGCTTTATTCTTGAAACAAGCCGCCGACGCTATTTTTTTGACATCGTGGTTGCTGCCTCAGGCACCTATCCCCGACGCATGGACAAAGCTCTTTTTCACGGTGACGATAGTCGAGTAATATACGGGGTGCATCCCCTGCGTCATATCTCGGGCAGGACTGTCGCCGTTATCGGCGCCGGTGATGCTGCTTTTGATTATGCCTTATCCCTGCAGAAAAGGAATAATGTTTATATTCTTTCCCGAAGCGCAAGAGCCAAATGCCTGCCTGCTTTATGGCAGGCGGCCCTGCAAAGCCGCCGAGTTGTTTATTTGGGTGGTGTGTGTATCATGAAAATTGATATTAATAAAACAAGAGTTCTCATCAGATTGCGGCATTTTAACGATTTAATTAAAGTAAATTATATTGTTGCCGCCTTAGGCAGACTGCCTGATCTCGCCTATATGAAACCGCGATTGCTTGTTTTGAAAAAACAACTGATCCGCAAAAAAGTACTCTATGTTGTAGGCGATGCGAAAAATGGCCGGTACCGGCAGATCGCGATCGCAACCGGCAACGGCCTGCGCGCAGCCATGGAAATAAACAATAAATGGACGACAATGCGTAGACAACGTGACCGGAGGGTGTGA
- a CDS encoding isochorismatase family protein: MNKERYFTKHNLSGKARSMIRRAVPYRKKHPFLFDPGSSALLVIDMQRYFTDSNSHAFLPSAPAIIKPVKKLMAVFQKNRRPVIITRHINTGKNAKMLSRWWNDMITEKSTLSALAPALTVGATGRRIQVITKTQYDAFYRTGLSGILRKKRVKQLVITGVMTNLCCETTARSAFVRGFEVFFAVDATATQNEDFHMATIRNLAHGFAVCVRAVEIIDAFISLKRKR, translated from the coding sequence ATGAATAAAGAACGATATTTTACAAAACACAACCTATCGGGGAAAGCCCGGAGCATGATACGACGGGCAGTGCCGTACCGGAAAAAACATCCCTTCTTATTCGATCCCGGATCCTCTGCCCTGCTGGTCATCGACATGCAGCGGTATTTTACCGATAGTAATTCGCATGCATTTCTGCCCAGCGCACCGGCGATCATCAAACCCGTCAAAAAGCTGATGGCGGTATTCCAAAAAAATAGAAGGCCGGTCATTATCACGCGGCACATCAATACCGGTAAGAACGCTAAAATGCTTAGCCGCTGGTGGAACGACATGATCACTGAAAAAAGTACCCTGAGCGCGCTGGCACCGGCACTTACGGTCGGCGCTACCGGACGCAGGATTCAGGTGATCACCAAGACCCAGTACGACGCATTCTACAGGACTGGCCTTTCGGGTATCTTAAGAAAAAAAAGAGTAAAACAGCTTGTGATCACCGGCGTGATGACTAACTTGTGCTGCGAAACAACGGCGCGTTCCGCTTTCGTTCGGGGATTCGAGGTCTTCTTCGCGGTCGATGCGACCGCGACTCAAAATGAGGATTTTCACATGGCCACGATTCGCAACCTGGCGCACGGTTTCGCCGTATGCGTACGCGCTGTAGAGATCATCGATGCCTTCATTTCCTTAAAGCGGAAAAGATGA